The segment aatatttaaaattttttttttgatttttccatttattttgcattttaaaattatttttagaatatgtacagtgtaatattctatttagaatatttcacgtatttttcaaaaaaatgggattttttttatttttattttattttttttagttaattcaagttccgaaaataatatttaaaaaaagaatttttagatttttccatttattttgcattttaaaattattttttagaatatgtcagtgtaatattctatttagaatattttacgtatttttaaaaaaaaacgagattttttttttatttttatttttttagttaattcaagttccgaaaataatatttaaaaaaagaatttttgaacttttgcattttaaaattattttaaaattatatatatatatatatatatatatatatatatatatatatatatacacacacacatacacacacgtgATCGTATTATGAATTATTGCAGTCATTAGCCAGTACAGGAAGCAAATTCCTATATGATGATTTTTAAGCCTTTTGTTGCTTTATTTTTATGGTTTTCGATTTCCAGAACCGACATTGTCAGTGGTAGAACGCTTGATGGAGAGTATAACACATCCCATGGACACGATGAGGGCATTAGAATATTGGCAGTATGTCTCGTATGCTTATTAATAGTATCCAAGTTGGCTCCAACACCGGCAATAACTATATCAATGGCAACATCACCGGTAACAAAAACTGTACCGGTAATAGTAATTGTAATAGCAGTGACAATGACAGTAACAATAGGCTAGAGAATGATGACTTGATCGACACGTCAACGACAGTGCCAACAGTACTGACAGTAACATCGGCAACATCAACAATAGTAGTAATGGCGATGTCAGTGGCATCCAAATTAGCAACAACACGGGGAATAACTATAATGATAACAACATCAATGGCAATGTAAATTGTGCCGGCAATTGCAATAGCAGTGACAACGACAGTAACAATGTAATAGGGAATGATGATAACATTGGCAATGTCAACGGAGGTGACAACAGTACTGGAAATAACATCGGCAACGTCAACAATAGTAGCAGTGGTGATAGCAATGGCATCAATGCTGGCGACAACACTGACAATATCTATGGGAGTAACAACATCAATGGAAACGTAAATTGTGCGGGTAATTGCAGTAGCGATGACAACGGTAGTAACAATATAATAGGGAATGGTGACCGCAATGGAAATGTTAACCGTGGTGACAACAGTAGTGGCGATAACATCGGCAACACCAATAATAGTAGTACTCAGTACTCACGGTCGTGATGGCCATGGCTATAAGGTATAGCACCAAGATCCGCATTAATGGTAGTGGTTATGCATGAGGATGAGATGGTGTTTGGGAATTGGGATGGATTACCTGGAACCACAAGTGCAACTTTTAGAATAAAGGAATAGCAATCATGTTGCTACCCCTTTAtaagttaaaataaataagatcgGTTTGAGAGTATATGGAAGATATATGATTTATCTCCTTATGTAATATACATATCTATATGTTTCTTTTTTATCAAACTCAAACTACAAAGTTGTGATCTTTTTTTCAACGGCAATAAACATAAAGTTTCCACTGTagtgtttcaatccatagatgctGTGGATTTAATTTGAAAGCATATTTCCAAACAAATTTAAATTGTCCACATGAAATATTTATCATTCAACTATTTTTTCTAAATCATGAATCAATGTAATTTGAAGAacataaaaatgtaaaaatgtaAAAAGATCGGAAATCCAACACAAATTTTACATGATGGGTTAATCAAAACAATGGAGGAGAAGAATAATAAGAATAAGATTAAAGAAACTTAACCCAGTATAGTTTTTTAGGTCATAAATATTTAGTTTttactattttatttttttggcaAAATAAGTCATTTGTTTTTATACACATTCAGTCTTTAATTATAATCGACGGTTGACTTAATAGAGTAATATAATTATCAGTTTATCACATTTAGTTCTTTAATGTTTTTTATTGTGAAATAAGCCATTGTTGTTATATTTTTGTTCATTGGTATCTACAAATTCAAATAGTTCTTAAATTACAACCTTCAGAGTTTGTAAGGTGCCATTAAATATACGTGtatagttgtttttttttttttttttgggaaaattAGGATTTgcggtggagatctggataccaacttggattgTGATATCattttccgaactgatatttctacacTATGTCTGGGTTACAAaaaattcagcctaggataatccaagtggacacttacgTTTCTAGGCACAGAAAACATAAGCCAATATGCTAAAGGGTTCTGTGAATGTGTGATGAAAAACGAGAGCTAAAGAACGTAACCACCTTCTGGAaaggaagagttgtttatatattaaacacgattagggtttcattagggttgggctGTCATTAGTTGCTATGGAAGCAAGTAATATTAATCCGGATTAGCgggaccccagccaggggctctgccccttagaCCCCGCTAGGGGCGTTGCCCCTAGACCCCACCAAAGGGGCgttgcccctttggaaaccccagACCCGGGGGCGCTGCCCTCGGACCCCCGACTAGTCGTCGAACCGGCTTCTAACTCGATtttatacatgcgtgcactccgcacaaccccgtacatatattagagtacaaatcatgaagccccttagctcacatgttagttctagttacttaaaatgacatggtgacactaaaatcaccaacagttATCATATATATGCTCGATATAAACTTCAACATCACTCAACTTATGTTTAGCAGTTAGCACCACATTTTGACAACATCGACACATCTTGATCATTTCCTAAAGCAAATAAACTGAAATTAAGAACATTTAAGATTTTCTAGTGGTAAACCAAGGGTTCTCCATCGATGTAATCTAACATTATACAATACAATTGAGGTCATGCATATGAAACTCCCACGAGTCCAATAGATCCACATAGTCACGCCATCCAAATATTGCCTATGTAGATACATTTACCATACATGTTTTCATGATCGATAAGCTGGTTCTTTGGTTAGATTGTACACATTTGAAGCACCAATGTTTGAAAAATGTTATTATTCGAACATGGTTATGGATATAGTGAAGGCAAAGATAATGAAAGATATGAACTAGTATAATGATTTCTTTGAAAAACATTGTAACAAACCATATTAGGCATCAATCACAAAATGTAGTGATAGCAAAAGGTGATGCTAAACTAAGACGGGATAAGAGATGTAACGGATATGACGAAGCTACCCATTAAAAAGAAACTATCTGGTCCAATATTATAGCATTAAAAGTTTACGTCCCTAAATTACAAAAAGCTACTAAATTCAGGGGCCATTTTGTTGGTGCAATTTGACGATTTTACCCATGTAAAGACGCGTAGAAGTAGTCATGTTTAgaagaataaaaatatattaaaaaattattaaaatcgACATGGAGGAAAGCAGACGATTCTTATCCCTTAATTTCAGAGCTACACTGTCCAGTTATAACGGAACAGGGCGGTTCCCCTCATTTATTTATTCCCAAATATACCCTTCTCATGTCCTCTTCTTCACTCAAAGTAACCAGCTCACGTGACCAAATTTTAAATTAATCAACATAATACGACGCCGTTATTTTAAGCAAATAAAGTCCGTCGCTAAAAAGAGAAAGTTCACACAAGGGCCACGTGAATATTGACAAGCCTGCTCAATTGCCTCGAATTACCCGTATTGCCCTCCACTAATAGCCATGTTAATAACAATAATAGCGTTTTTAAACGTCACAAAAATTGTAACAACAAAGCTGTTTTCTAAACAAATATAAATTATCTAACTATTTATAACTTTAGCTAAACAATGTCTTGACATGCAACAAGCTTCTAGATGTGGAATTTTAAATTAACTAttgcatttttttaattttagaaatCGATATTATACGAGTGAAGTTAGTAAAGATTATACAATTAATAATTAtctgtaaaaaaaaaatgtttttttaaaactACATTTTCTATTTAGAAAAAGACATATTTTTACCAATATAAATCttaatcaaaattaattttaTCAAACATTACAAGACAATTTTTTCAACTACAGATTCAATAATTAGGTTTGGAGTAAATTCTTACACCTTTTATTTGTTGGgctaaatgttaaaaaaaaatctatCATACTTTTTAACCATGTAACAAATTATTATATTCTATCATTCTTTTGTAAAATTTAACCTTCCATAAaagtacataaatggtccctttaCCACAGAATGACAAgaaaccatttatgtaattttgtctttaacctttgaaaataaaacaagaGTTTAAATCGGTCATTTTGAATTCATGTATTCCTCATTTGTAACGAGGAGTAATATCGAATTAAACTCAGGGGCAAAAGCGAGAATTTACAAGCTTCATGGATTGATACGAAGGAGTAGTTTTCCAGATCTATCATACTCCACTACACTCCACCCCACACTTCACGAGTTCAGTCTCTTTCAAGCTCACAAACGCACTTTCACCTCTGTAGCTATCAATGGCAGCGGTCGGAGCCTTGAAGCCACCTCATTGCTTCTCTTCTTCCTCCGGCATTGCTGCTGAACGGAGAGACCTCCGCTCTTCGTCGTCGTCCTTTCGGAGTTTATCGTTTGCTTCGTCTCATCTGTCCGGAGACAAGGTATCTTCGGTATCATCCGTGCGACCACGGCGTCATGGAGGTAGAGCTTCGGTGGTTGTTTCTCCCAAAGCTGTTTCCGATTCCAAAAATTCGCAGACATGTCTTGATCCTGACGCTAGTCAAGTATGGTCCCTCATTTTCTATCTGTCATTTTCAGTATGATCAGCAATTAATTGTATGTTGTACTCAGCTATTTTCACGCaattttcgaaaattttgaaCTAAAATTCTGTTCAGATCTAGTAGAGTAATAATGCGTGGTGAACTATAATTCTGTAAGTTTGTAGACAGGAGTTTGGAGAAAACTTAATTGAAATTCACTAGAAGTAGAAGTCGAGGAACTATTCGTGATTTCACGAAAGGTGATAGAGGAAATTCAcctaggagagagaaagagattgaCTCGTTTATATCGATAATGGATAtgagaaaaggaaagaaaatcaGTTAAATTATATTGTGAGAAGCAAAAACTAACAGCAAATCTGAGATTTCACGATGCTAAAAGATGAATCGAACTCCATATTTTTGGGATCATGAGCTTTGTTATCGTCAATATCTCaattagctcaagaatccatgCTTTTGTGTAATTTTGTAATGCATTCCTGTCATCTCTTGTTTGATATAAATGGCTTATTACTTACAACAACCAGGTTTTGTAATGCATGTCTGATTTCTGCAGAGTGTTCTTGGGATAATACTTGGAGGTGGAGCTGGGACACGTCTTTACCCTTTAACAAAGAAAAGGGCAAAGCCTGCTGTTCCTTTAGGAGCAAACTACAGGCTTATCGACATTCCTGTAAGCAACTGCTTAAACAGCAACATATCAAAGATTTATGTTCTCACACAGTTCAATTCTGCATCACTCAATCGCCACCTGTCACGTGCTTATGCAAGCAACATGGGTGGCTACAAGAACGAAGGGTTTGTTGAAGTCCTTGCAGCTCAACAAAGCCCAGAAAATCCAAACTGGTTCCAGgtaattaattaacaaataacaatcaAGATATGAATCTGTGATTTCACAAAGGGTAAAAATGTCATGAAACTATTTATGTTCAATTTGTTACAGGGGACTGCTGATGCAGTGAGGCAGTATTTGTGGCTATTTGAAGAGCACAATGTTCTAGAGTACCTAATCCTTGCTGGAGATCATTTATACCGTATGGATTATGAGAGATTTGTTCAAGCTCATAGAGAAACTGATGCTGACATCACTGTAGCAGCGTTACCAATGGATGAAAAACGTGCAACTGCATTTGGACTAATGAAGATTGATGAAGAAGGGCGTATAATTGAATTTGCAGAAAAACCAAAAGGAGAGCAACTAAAAGCTATGAAAGTTGATACCACAATCTTAGGGCTTGATGAAGAGAGAGCTAAAGAGATGCCTTATATTGCTAGTATGGGAATATATGTTGTCAGCAAAGATGTTATGTTGGATTTGCTGAGGGATAAGTTTCCTGGAGCTAATGATTTTGGAAGTGAAGTTATCCCTGGTGCAACTTCTATTGGCCTAAGAGTATGTTTCTTTTaacttttctttgtttttttaacaagtaatcaatatggttataaatttttttatataatctaTATAGGTACAAGCTTACCTTTATGATGGCTATTGGGAAGATATTGGTACCATTGAGGCTTTTTACAATGCCAATTTGGGTATCACAAAAAAGCCAATCCCAGATTTCAGGTAATTTCATCTTTGAACCTAACATCAGTCACAGTTACAGTCACAGACACAGACATTTATGGTGTTGGATGTTTGATGTAGCTTTTATGATCGATCATCCCCGATTTACACTCAACCTCGATACCTACCTCCTTCCAAGATGCTTGATGCTGATGTCACCGATAGTGTTATTGGTGAAGGGTGTGTCATTAAGGTTAGAAAATCATGCTCAATGCCATTTTTTTTTATCGAAAATGTCATAACATGATTGATGTGACACTTTTTTTTATATGATAATAAGTTTAAAAAAACTTTGTTGTACAGAACTGCAAGATTCATCATTCGGTTGTTGGGCTTCGATCTTGCATAGCTGAAGGTGCGGTAATTGAAGATTCATTGCTGATGGGAGCAGATTATTACGAGgtaataatttaaaaaattatttttctaggttataaaatattaaaattatcaTTGAAATTTATGTATTTTGCAGACGGATGCTGATAGGGAGCTTCTTGCTGCCAATGGTAGTGTTCCAATTGGTATTGGGAAAAATACTCATATCAAAAGAGCGATTATTGACAAGAATGCACGCATAGGAGACAATGTTAAGGTAACTTCTTGTAATAACTTGCTTTCAGCTCAATATTTTGTTACATGGACTACTCAACAGACTTTCTAGGGCTAGCTCACATGAAAGCTAatgagggcatttatgtcttttgcacaAACTACAAATCGAGAGCGAGTCCCTTTCCCACTCTGTTCTACCTTTTTGGTTCCGACAAAAAGTTTTAACTTTTTTTCCAATTAACATAGATACTTTGGCAAAAGTTGTAGTTTGTCCTGTTGAACATCAGCCCTGGTCCCACCCTGTTCTACTTTTTTGGGTAGGACAAAAAGGTGTAGTTTTTGTCTTATTGAACATCAATCCTGGTCTCACCCTGTTCTACTTTTTTGGGTAGGACAAAAAGGTGTAGTTTTTGTCTTATTGAACATCAATCCTGGTCTCACCCTGTTCTACTTTGTGTATGACAAAAAGCTGTAGTTTTTGTTCTATTGAACATCAACCCATCAACCCTGGTCCCACCCTTTTTGTGTATGacaaaaagttacattttttgtCCTATTGTCCTATTGAACATCAACGCTGGTCCCACCCTTTTTGTGTATGACAAAAAGTTGTAGTTTTTGTCCTATTGAGCATCAACCCTGGTCCCACCCTTTTTGTATATGACAAAAAGTTACAGTTTTTGTCCTATCCAGTCATACCTTTTTGGATAgacaaaaattttcaatttttgtcTTATTAACATTAGTCTTATTCTTTCTTTTACCTTTTTTGGTGGAACAAAAAGTCATAAGTTTTATCTTATTAACATTAGTAATATTCTTTCTTTTACCTTTTTGGTTGGAACAAAAAGTTGCAAGTTTTGTCTTATTAACATCAATCCTCTTTCTTTTACCTTTTTGGGTGGAATAAAAAGTTGTACGTTTTGTCTTATTAACATCAGTCCTCTTTCTTTTACCTTTTTGGGTGAAACAAAAAACTGTACGTTTTGTCTTATTAACatcactaggtgtgagacccgtgtattacacgggtttataaaaaaaatttaatataaaattataagcattacatattttttaaagtaataattttacataaatacaaagaatataataaataaagtaaataaTAAAGGTTGTAGAgcattttattatgaaatttaATAGGATGatctactttacatatataaatctcattaaaatgtggattttaaatttaagaaaaatgaaaattttaaaaaaatgacaagtggaaaagaaATAATTCGAAAACTcttaaaaaatgacatgtgtcaaatttaatgaaaacatgacatttggcaaaattgattttcatttattaggttagATATCCCGTTTCGCACCACCTTGTTTGTGAGACAAAAAATTGCAATTCATGGCCTAGTGACATCAATTTTTGTCCTATATTGACATCATAGTCTTTGACCCaccacccttttctacctttatGGGTTAGACAAAATATTCAAAAGTTTCTCCTATCGAATAGTTGTGTGCCACCATGTTCTACTCTtttttggataggaaaaaaaagTTAACAATATCACAAGATGAGAAAGATGTGATTTTTACAATTTTCTTTTGTGATGTCAGATTATAAACAGCGATAATGTTCAAGAAGCAGCAAGGGAAACAGATGGGTACTTTATAAAAAGCGGGATCGTTACAGTTATCAAAGACGCGTTAATTCCTTCTGGAAGCATAATCTAGACATGAGGTACATTATGATATGATGTTTTGATGAAGAGGAAGCTTACCACGATATGAAATGTAAAAATtccattttaattaaataaaaaaagtaaaacCCAATAGACTCTCCTCTTCTTTACTTCCCTTGTAGCTGATGAGGTTAACTGAGTTTGGATGTTGTCATGTAACACCGGTGAATACTGTATCTTTGCTTTAGCAGTTGTACATTTCATGTTCCTTTTTCAAGGGCCTTTACTTTGCTTCACATTCTAAAACTAACTCCTTGATATCTTTCAATAGATTTAACCTTCATTTTCAGAAATTAGTAGTAGTAAAATTACCATATCAACCTTCATGTATATTTTTACAAATGTGCATTCTGAGTCTAAGTTACAATGAtattaaaatcaccaacaaaacCTATTTCCTAGATCTATAAGTGCAACATACAACCAAAAGATTCTCTAaatcatttcatcaaacacctgtCTTGCATCATCCAGCGAATCACAATTTTTTAAACCAAGCTTATTCTCAAATCCAATTATTTAATACGAGTTCCATAAGGATGAAAGTTTTATCAAcagatttttttataataaaattattaaataaaattttgaggCGCTATAAAATATCAACGCATTTTTAAAATATCAATTTATTCCAACACTAATAATTGAGTTATTGACCTGGTCAAACTTCCTATACATATAAACTGAACCATAGGCAATCTAACAGAAAAACTCCAACCACATCAATAGCCACCCTCTTCATCATAGTGGCCACCAAAATGGCCCGGTTTATTGAGCTTGGTGGAAATGGAATTCTCAAGGATTCGCATATCGAGTTATTAGTATGTATGATTCTGGTTTCAATGTCTATTTTTTCTATAATCATCTTTGTGTGTGGTGGTGACTCTGATGATCATCATTCCCGTAAGAAACACCGTCGAGGGGGTCGCTCTGGTTTCGTAAATGGGGTATATGTTGATAACgccggtggtggtgatggtggtggtcatGGCGGAGGTGGAggcggagatggtggtggtggtggtttttgaTAAGCATAGCAATGGAAAAGAATGGGGTTTACAAAACAACCATATATATAAATTTAGTTGATATGTATGTGTCTAGAGACTAAGTTCGATGTGACATGTTTGGGGTTTGGAATAAAAAATAGCCTTCTTATGAGGTTTGGAAGGTGATAGtatgagttttttttattttatctctcACAGAGTGTGCTTTAGACATATACTTTTGTATTCGATGTGTAAGGAAGGAGGTTGCGGTTGTTGGTATTCAACCTTTTTGGGTTTGAAATAGTTAATTTTGTATTCAAACTACATTGTGATATGTGCAATgaacatatatttttatttatatttgctTATGTATCCTTTTAAATTAAGGATTTAATAGATATATGTATCCTTTTATTTATATTTGCTTATGTATCCTTTTAAATTAAGGATTTAATAGATATATGTATCCTTTTATTTATATTTGCTTATGTATCCTTTTCATGAATGTCTTCGGTTGTAAAGATATTCTTAAAATACTTTTTAATATATAGCCAAATAAATCATGAAGCAAGTTTAATAGAAATATCGTTTTGTGGCTCATTCTTTTTGAATGTTGGCTTTTTTATCACCACAAGCAATAATAAAAGtcataaataatcatattatcaAACGATGTGACTGCCAAGCTGGTGATGGAGAAAATTATACGTCATTCAATGGAATTTTTATAGCCGGGTCATGATTTGGCCACCTATCACATCACATTCACTTATCAGTTTATAACTTTATATGTATCTTTGCATTATCTCTAATACTACAAATTATTTAGGTCGACCAAAATGTATTCATCCAATGTCTGAATTACAAATAAATAGCaaaacattttgataaaatttcatttaaaaagataaaaatacataATGAAGGTTTTAGTTGATAGTTTTCAGATTAAAGTAAAGCCATCAATTGAGGAACACAAAATCACCATTTAGGATATAGCGACTGTTTTGCTCTTAACATGAACAGCaaattttataataaatataataaacataaaCCCAAAATCGCTTTCAAACTTGTTAATTTAGAGTCTCCTTCATGACATCTTCAGAAACCCCCATGTTGCATCTTCAATAGGTAAAACCAATGCTAGCTTCAATAATCGATAGACTAATGGAAACACAATATGTCTCTTTGTTTCCACCATCACTCTAGCAAGGTCAGAAATACTTTCCAAGTTTAACCGGTGGTATTTTCCTTTTCAGAGctatcttcattttttttttctagccATATAATATAAGAATTAGCTAATTCTACTTTTTTCAACATTTTCAAGAATTAGATTaagtcaaataaacaataattaGCTATTAAAAACTACCATTTAATAATTGATTTAGATAAGGGAAATAATTGAAGGACAACAAAAGCCAACCTAAGTTAACAATCTACCAAGTTACAAAATACAAACCCAAACAATTAACGATTTTATTTTCAATAAAACCAAACAAATTTAACCACTACAAAAGGTAACAATTAAACACAAACAAggaaagaattaattaagaacaaATAACAAGTATCACGTAACAAAAGATTTAGAAGATAGTGATACTTAAATACCTTAAGAGAGGATAAAGTGTGGACTTGTGTCGTGGTGGAGACTGTAGGTAGCACTGGTGTTATTGGAACCGGAATCGAATGGTGCGGCGGACGGGAGGGCAGTGGCCACGCCGGACGGCCTGATGTGCTGTTGTTCACTGACATGAACTCGCGGTGGCAGTGAGAGTGAGAGTTGCTCTGGTTCGAATTttcaattaaagaaaaaaaaaacatttaagtaTTTTGGGCCGTGGAGTGTGGAATGTAATTCCATGGACTGGGGCACTGGGCTAGAGAGGATTGTTATTTTTTGTTGGGCTTCTATTGTCTAAAATCACTTTAAGCATTCGAAATAGGGATGACTAGTTTGTCCCAAATCCAAATCTCGTACTGGTACCGTACCGGAACCGGTATC is part of the Lactuca sativa cultivar Salinas chromosome 7, Lsat_Salinas_v11, whole genome shotgun sequence genome and harbors:
- the LOC111914565 gene encoding glucose-1-phosphate adenylyltransferase small subunit, chloroplastic/amyloplastic — translated: MAAVGALKPPHCFSSSSGIAAERRDLRSSSSSFRSLSFASSHLSGDKVSSVSSVRPRRHGGRASVVVSPKAVSDSKNSQTCLDPDASQSVLGIILGGGAGTRLYPLTKKRAKPAVPLGANYRLIDIPVSNCLNSNISKIYVLTQFNSASLNRHLSRAYASNMGGYKNEGFVEVLAAQQSPENPNWFQGTADAVRQYLWLFEEHNVLEYLILAGDHLYRMDYERFVQAHRETDADITVAALPMDEKRATAFGLMKIDEEGRIIEFAEKPKGEQLKAMKVDTTILGLDEERAKEMPYIASMGIYVVSKDVMLDLLRDKFPGANDFGSEVIPGATSIGLRVQAYLYDGYWEDIGTIEAFYNANLGITKKPIPDFSFYDRSSPIYTQPRYLPPSKMLDADVTDSVIGEGCVIKNCKIHHSVVGLRSCIAEGAVIEDSLLMGADYYETDADRELLAANGSVPIGIGKNTHIKRAIIDKNARIGDNVKIINSDNVQEAARETDGYFIKSGIVTVIKDALIPSGSII